Proteins encoded in a region of the Zea mays cultivar B73 chromosome 2, Zm-B73-REFERENCE-NAM-5.0, whole genome shotgun sequence genome:
- the LOC100274099 gene encoding bHLH transcription factor RHL1 isoform X1 produces the protein MQPTTREMQAMAAAGQQISLDDLRAAAGGVHDDFLDQMLGGLPPSAWPELSSAAGGKAPDGGAQAEQMQHQPQHLGGGGGLYDDSALLASRLRQHQISGGGGGEAVKQMVLQQLADLRQEHHVLLQGMGRSTSTGGSRDGGLLLPLSLGSGGSGGDVQALLKAVADSAGGEAAGVFGGSFAGSLHHHQQQQQHFQSHPQQQTAPLPGQGFGGGAGASGGVSQPQAGAACGGAAAPPRQRVRARRGQATDPHSIAERLRRERIAERMKALQELVPNANKTDKASMLDEIVDYVKFLQLQVKVLSMSRLGGAAAVAPLVADMSSEGRGGVAVAAGSDDGLAVTEQQVAKLMEEDMGTAMQYLQGKGLCLMPVSLASAISSATCHMRPPVGGPGLGVAAAAAHHMAAMRLPPHAMNGGAGAGADAVPASPSMSVLTAQSAMAPNGAGGGTDGEGSHSQQQQRHHPKDAASVSKP, from the exons ATGCAGCCCACTACGCGGGAAATGCAGGCCATGGCCGCCGCCGGCCAGCAGATCTCCCTCGACGACCTCCGCGCGGCAGCAGGCGGCGTGCACGACGACTTCCTGGACCAGATGCTCGGAGGCCTGCCGCCGTCGGCATGGCCGGAGCTGTCGTCCGCGGCGGGAGGGAAGGCGCCGGATGGCGGCGCGCAGGCGGAGCAGATGCAGCACCAGCCGCAGCACTTGGGTGGGGGTGGGGGCCTGTACGACGACTCCGCCTTGCTGGCGTCGCGGCTCCGGCAGCACCAaatcagcggcggcggcggcggggaggcCGTGAAGCAGATGGTGCTGCAGCAGCTGGCCGATCTGAGGCAGGAACACCATGTGTTGCTGCAGGGCATGGGCCGCTCGACCTCGACGGGCGGCAGCAGAGACGGCGGCCTGCTCCTCCCGCTCTCTCTCGGCAGTGGCGGATCGGGCGGCGACGTGCAGGCGCTACTCAAAGCTGTAGCCGACTCCGCC GGAGGAGAAGCCGCAGGCGTCTTCGGCGGTTCCTTCGCCGGATcgctccaccaccaccagcagcagcagcagcatttTCAATCACATCCGCAG CAGCAAACGGCGCCGTTGCCGGGGCAGGGCTTCGGTGGAGGCGCGGGCGCGTCCGGCGGCGTGTCGCAGCCGCAGGCCGGCGCTGCGTGCGgaggcgccgccgcgccgcccaggCAGCGGGTACGGGCTCGGCGCGGCCAGGCCACCGACCCCCACAGCATCGCGGAGCGG CTCCGGAGAGAGAGGATCGCGGAGAGGATGAAGGCGCTTCAGGAGCTGGTGCCCAACGCCAACAAG ACGGACAAGGCGTCGATGCTGGACGAGATCGTCGACTACGTCAAGTTCCTTCAGCTCCAAGTCAAG GTGCTGAGCATGAGCCGGCTAGGTGGTGCCGCTGCCGTCGCGCCGCTGGTGGCCGACATGTCCTCGGAG GGTCGAGGCGGCGTGGCGGTCGCGGCCGGGAGCGATGATGGGCTGGCGGTGACGGAGCAGCAGGTGGCGAAGCTGATGGAGGAGGACATGGGCACCGCCATGCAGTACCTGCAAGGGAAGGGCCTGTGCCTCATGCCGGTCTCCCTCGCCTCCGCCATATCCTCCGCGACGTGCCACATGCGACCTCCGGTGGGAGGACCGGGCCTCggggtcgccgccgccgccgcgcaccACATGGCCGCTATGCGGTTGCCGCCCCACGCCATGAACGGCGGCGCCGGAGCCGGAGCCGACGCCGTGCCGGCCTCACCCAGCATGTCCGTGCTCACGGCGCAGTCGGCCATGGCGCCCAACGGCGCCGGGGGTGGGACTGATGGCGAGGGCTCGCactcgcagcagcagcagcggcaTCATCCCAAGGACGCCGCGTCCGTGTCGAAGCCGTGA
- the LOC100274099 gene encoding bHLH transcription factor RHL1 — protein MQPTTREMQAMAAAGQQISLDDLRAAAGGVHDDFLDQMLGGLPPSAWPELSSAAGGKAPDGGAQAEQMQHQPQHLGGGGGLYDDSALLASRLRQHQISGGGGGEAVKQMVLQQLADLRQEHHVLLQGMGRSTSTGGSRDGGLLLPLSLGSGGSGGDVQALLKAVADSAGGEAAGVFGGSFAGSLHHHQQQQQHFQSHPQQTAPLPGQGFGGGAGASGGVSQPQAGAACGGAAAPPRQRVRARRGQATDPHSIAERLRRERIAERMKALQELVPNANKTDKASMLDEIVDYVKFLQLQVKVLSMSRLGGAAAVAPLVADMSSEGRGGVAVAAGSDDGLAVTEQQVAKLMEEDMGTAMQYLQGKGLCLMPVSLASAISSATCHMRPPVGGPGLGVAAAAAHHMAAMRLPPHAMNGGAGAGADAVPASPSMSVLTAQSAMAPNGAGGGTDGEGSHSQQQQRHHPKDAASVSKP, from the exons ATGCAGCCCACTACGCGGGAAATGCAGGCCATGGCCGCCGCCGGCCAGCAGATCTCCCTCGACGACCTCCGCGCGGCAGCAGGCGGCGTGCACGACGACTTCCTGGACCAGATGCTCGGAGGCCTGCCGCCGTCGGCATGGCCGGAGCTGTCGTCCGCGGCGGGAGGGAAGGCGCCGGATGGCGGCGCGCAGGCGGAGCAGATGCAGCACCAGCCGCAGCACTTGGGTGGGGGTGGGGGCCTGTACGACGACTCCGCCTTGCTGGCGTCGCGGCTCCGGCAGCACCAaatcagcggcggcggcggcggggaggcCGTGAAGCAGATGGTGCTGCAGCAGCTGGCCGATCTGAGGCAGGAACACCATGTGTTGCTGCAGGGCATGGGCCGCTCGACCTCGACGGGCGGCAGCAGAGACGGCGGCCTGCTCCTCCCGCTCTCTCTCGGCAGTGGCGGATCGGGCGGCGACGTGCAGGCGCTACTCAAAGCTGTAGCCGACTCCGCC GGAGGAGAAGCCGCAGGCGTCTTCGGCGGTTCCTTCGCCGGATcgctccaccaccaccagcagcagcagcagcatttTCAATCACATCCGCAG CAAACGGCGCCGTTGCCGGGGCAGGGCTTCGGTGGAGGCGCGGGCGCGTCCGGCGGCGTGTCGCAGCCGCAGGCCGGCGCTGCGTGCGgaggcgccgccgcgccgcccaggCAGCGGGTACGGGCTCGGCGCGGCCAGGCCACCGACCCCCACAGCATCGCGGAGCGG CTCCGGAGAGAGAGGATCGCGGAGAGGATGAAGGCGCTTCAGGAGCTGGTGCCCAACGCCAACAAG ACGGACAAGGCGTCGATGCTGGACGAGATCGTCGACTACGTCAAGTTCCTTCAGCTCCAAGTCAAG GTGCTGAGCATGAGCCGGCTAGGTGGTGCCGCTGCCGTCGCGCCGCTGGTGGCCGACATGTCCTCGGAG GGTCGAGGCGGCGTGGCGGTCGCGGCCGGGAGCGATGATGGGCTGGCGGTGACGGAGCAGCAGGTGGCGAAGCTGATGGAGGAGGACATGGGCACCGCCATGCAGTACCTGCAAGGGAAGGGCCTGTGCCTCATGCCGGTCTCCCTCGCCTCCGCCATATCCTCCGCGACGTGCCACATGCGACCTCCGGTGGGAGGACCGGGCCTCggggtcgccgccgccgccgcgcaccACATGGCCGCTATGCGGTTGCCGCCCCACGCCATGAACGGCGGCGCCGGAGCCGGAGCCGACGCCGTGCCGGCCTCACCCAGCATGTCCGTGCTCACGGCGCAGTCGGCCATGGCGCCCAACGGCGCCGGGGGTGGGACTGATGGCGAGGGCTCGCactcgcagcagcagcagcggcaTCATCCCAAGGACGCCGCGTCCGTGTCGAAGCCGTGA
- the LOC100274099 gene encoding bHLH transcription factor RHL1 isoform X2, whose protein sequence is MAGAVVRGGREGAGWRRAGGADAAPAAALGWGWGPVRRLRLAGGGEAAGVFGGSFAGSLHHHQQQQQHFQSHPQQQTAPLPGQGFGGGAGASGGVSQPQAGAACGGAAAPPRQRVRARRGQATDPHSIAERLRRERIAERMKALQELVPNANKTDKASMLDEIVDYVKFLQLQVKVLSMSRLGGAAAVAPLVADMSSEGRGGVAVAAGSDDGLAVTEQQVAKLMEEDMGTAMQYLQGKGLCLMPVSLASAISSATCHMRPPVGGPGLGVAAAAAHHMAAMRLPPHAMNGGAGAGADAVPASPSMSVLTAQSAMAPNGAGGGTDGEGSHSQQQQRHHPKDAASVSKP, encoded by the exons ATGGCCGGAGCTGTCGTCCGCGGCGGGAGGGAAGGCGCCGGATGGCGGCGCGCAGGCGGAGCAGATGCAGCACCAGCCGCAGCACTTGGGTGGGGGTGGGGGCCTGTACGACGACTCCGCCTTGCTGGC GGAGGAGAAGCCGCAGGCGTCTTCGGCGGTTCCTTCGCCGGATcgctccaccaccaccagcagcagcagcagcatttTCAATCACATCCGCAG CAGCAAACGGCGCCGTTGCCGGGGCAGGGCTTCGGTGGAGGCGCGGGCGCGTCCGGCGGCGTGTCGCAGCCGCAGGCCGGCGCTGCGTGCGgaggcgccgccgcgccgcccaggCAGCGGGTACGGGCTCGGCGCGGCCAGGCCACCGACCCCCACAGCATCGCGGAGCGG CTCCGGAGAGAGAGGATCGCGGAGAGGATGAAGGCGCTTCAGGAGCTGGTGCCCAACGCCAACAAG ACGGACAAGGCGTCGATGCTGGACGAGATCGTCGACTACGTCAAGTTCCTTCAGCTCCAAGTCAAG GTGCTGAGCATGAGCCGGCTAGGTGGTGCCGCTGCCGTCGCGCCGCTGGTGGCCGACATGTCCTCGGAG GGTCGAGGCGGCGTGGCGGTCGCGGCCGGGAGCGATGATGGGCTGGCGGTGACGGAGCAGCAGGTGGCGAAGCTGATGGAGGAGGACATGGGCACCGCCATGCAGTACCTGCAAGGGAAGGGCCTGTGCCTCATGCCGGTCTCCCTCGCCTCCGCCATATCCTCCGCGACGTGCCACATGCGACCTCCGGTGGGAGGACCGGGCCTCggggtcgccgccgccgccgcgcaccACATGGCCGCTATGCGGTTGCCGCCCCACGCCATGAACGGCGGCGCCGGAGCCGGAGCCGACGCCGTGCCGGCCTCACCCAGCATGTCCGTGCTCACGGCGCAGTCGGCCATGGCGCCCAACGGCGCCGGGGGTGGGACTGATGGCGAGGGCTCGCactcgcagcagcagcagcggcaTCATCCCAAGGACGCCGCGTCCGTGTCGAAGCCGTGA